The segment ATACTCTGATTCGGTGTATTGCAGCACGGAAGCGCGCACAACTCGCGCGAACCAGGCCCATTTTAACAGGATAAAGGCAAGCAGAATGTTCTCCATCCCCACGCCCAGCATGCCGACAATAGCTAAAGTCATTACCGTGCCGGGAAAAGAAAGCACAACATCACAGGCGCCCATAATAACGGCCTCTGTTTTACCCCTCAGAATACCGGACACCAGACCGAGCAGGGCGCCGAACAGAGCAGAAAGAAGCAAAGTCCCAAACACCCAGATCACACTGGGGCGAATGCCATAAATGAGCCGTGACAAAATACATCGTCCAAGATGGTCGTTCCCGAGCCAATGCTCCATCGAGCTGCCGGCATACCGGAGGCTCATATTCACTTCATACGGATCATGGGGGGCAAAGAAGGGCGCAAAGGCCCCGGCTGTCATAATCAGGGTAATTACACCCAGTGACAGAGCCGCAAGAGGATCACTCAGCAGGCGCTTCAGCCTTAACCTCATATTCATGCAGCTACATCCCCTCTCTGGATTTCGGATTGAGCACAGCATTAATCGTGTCGGAGAACGTATTAAAGATGACAAAAGCCGCAGCCAGCACGAGCACAAAGGCTTGAATAACCGGGAAATCTCGGCCAAGGATGGCCCGAACGCTCAAGCTGCCTAGACCCGGCCATGCAAAAATATTTTCGACCACCACCGTGCTGCCGAGAATAATCGGCACCGCCATACAGAATACCGATACCGCCACCTGTAGTGAATTTCTTAATACGCTCAAGATAATTTTGGATTCCGGAAGCCCACATGCTCTGCCGTAAAGCACGTAATTTTGGTTCAGATTGTTAAGCATTGAGGTCCGAATGACGCGGAAATAAAGTCCGGCATAGGTCGTTGTAATGATGATGACAGGAAGCACATAGCTTTGGATGGAATCCATTCCGCTTGTGGGGAGCAGATCCAGTCGAATCGAGAACAACCAGATCAGCAGCGCAGCGAGTGCATAAGCCGGCATCGCAGTCAGAAAGAAAGAGACTGACCGCACCGAATGATCTACCCATGAGCCCGCTTTAAGCGCACAGATTACGCCAAGCACAATGGACAGCGTCACAATCGCCACCATGGACACGAGCGTGAGCTTAAGTGTGTTCCACAGCGCCGGACTAAGCATCGACCATACGGTTTGCCCTGTAACATAGGAATCGCCGAAATCTAGCTTCAGACAGGACAGCAGCCAATCTCCGAAGCGCAGCAGAAAGGGGCGGTCAAGCCCCAGCCTCTGCTCTGTTTCGATAATCAGCTCTTCTGTAATAACCGGTACCCCTTGTGCCTGTAGGACGACCTGCGCCGGCTTCATCGGTGATAAATGGATCAGAACAAAGGTTAGAAACGAAATAATCACAAGCAGCGGAATCGACAGAATCCATCTGCGGCTAACATAACGAAGCACAGCAATCCTCCTTTAGCCGTTCATTATTTGAAGCTCATCCGCTCAAATGGCAGCTCGAACTGCGTCTGCTTGAATGCAAGTCCGGTTAAGTCGCTTGGGGCAAGAACCGTTACACTTCCGTGTGTCAGAGGGATAAACACCGCTTCTTCATGAACCATGTTCAAAATGTCGGCATATAGCGCTTTCGCTTCGGATTCCTCTTGCGCGGCCCGAGCCTGTTCGATCTTGGAGTACAGGACATCTGCGTCCTTCATTCCTTTCGTCGTATGCAGATACGAGGATTCCAGGGCAAATGCGGCGATCGTGCTCTGCGGGTCGTACGCAAGTCCCCAGGTTTGATTGAACAATAGGTCATACTCGCCCGTTCCGCGGCGATTGGCAATGGAAGAGGATTCTTCGCCCACCAGCTCCAGCTGCATACCGATTTCCTTCAACGTGCTTTGGATATATTCCGCCTGGATCTTCTGCGTACTGGAGTTAACGTCAAAATAAACGCTCATCGCAAGCGGCTTACCGTTCTTCGTACGTACCGCCTCACCCTCCTTCATCACCCATCCGGCTGATTCCAGCAAGGACTTGGATGTTTCCAGGTCAAATTCTCGTTTCTTAAGCGGCAGGTCGGCTGCGTACACATTCGCAGAGAAGAGCGCTTCTGCCGGCCCTTCAGCGCCATTCATAATCTGGCTGCTGATCGTTTCGCGATCAATGGCATGCCAGATGGCTTCCCGTACCGCCAGCTCACTAACCGGACTGTCTGTCTTGCCGCTGTTCGCTGCGATCATCTTCGTATTCATGGGCTCGCTGCGCTCCAGCTGATATTTTCCTGAGGCAACCAGAGCCTCCATAGCTTCTTCATCCAGGCTGTCAGCACCCCGGTCATCGGTAAACACAAAGTTCACTTCACCCTTTTGCAGGGCCAGGAAGGTGGTTTCGCCGGCTGGAAGCACCTTGGAGGTGATTTTCTTGACGGCCGGTGCGCCGTTCCAGTACTGCTCGTTGGCTTCAAACACGGCATATTGGTCAACCTTATGCTCGGCAAGCTTGTAAGGGCCCGTCCCGTGGTAGCTCTGTACGCCATCCTTGGTCTCGCCATTGATAAAGCTTTTTGGAGAGATGAATACAAACGGCCGGGTCATCGCCAGCTCATTCAAGGCCGGCTGATATCCTTCCGTGAGCACGAGCTCGACAGTAAACTCATCAATGACATTGCAGCTTTCAATCCGGGTTGTCAGTCCGATCCAGGAATGCTTGGCCGCATTGCTCAAGACAGCCTCGAGGTTCTGTTTCACCGCTTCTGCATTAAACGGCTCTCCATCATGGAAGGTCACGTCCTCTCTCAGCTTGAACGTGTACACCTTGCCATCCTCAGACAGCTCCCACGATGCAGCGAGCAGCGGAGCAATTCCTTCTTGAGTGCTCTCCACCAGAGATTCGTATACAATGCCCTGTGCCGGCATGGAGCCTGCATAAAGATGGGGATTCATATCGACAATATCCTTTGCCGTTGCATATACAATCTCTTTACTCTCTTTGTTCTCTGGATTTGCTGCCTGCTTCTCGGCTTGCTCTGAAGAATTGCAGGCAGATAGCAGCACCAGGGCTGCCAGGGTTAGCATCGTTATCCAAAATGATCTTCTTACTCTCACAGTAAATCCTCCTTGTTGTATATCTGCCTAAGCTTTGCTGGTTTCAGTCATTAAATCCTGGCAGATGCTGTTGATATCCTCTTGAAAGCTCTGAACATTAAACCCGCTTGAGAGCGGGAAGGCTTCATTTGCTGAAGCGGATTGGATCAGCCAGCGTTCATATGTAGCAATAAAATGATCCGCGGCCGGAGAAGGGATTCCCAGATGCTTGGCCATTCCCTGAATGATCTTGATGCGGTAATAATCCTCTTTGGGCATTCTGGGAATATCCAGCTCACCCTCTTTGTTCACATACACAGGACGGATGGGAACAGCAGAGAAATCATAATATCGTCCGTTCTCGTCAGGCTCTGAGAAAGGATCAATCAGTAACGACACATAGCGCACGTACAGTAAATATTGCTGGTGAATCGGCTCCAGAGCAGGAAATTGCTCAATATCCTGTCTGCTGAGGCTCTCGGGGCGTACCGGATAATTATCATCGGTCATAAATTGCAGTAGATTCATGCCGGATAAGCCGAGCTTCGATAAGAGCCCCTCAATCTCATGCCAATACGCAAGCATTCCTGATATCAGATCCTGGGTGATCGGTCCTTCCGGGAACATTTTGTACACATATCTCTGCGGCTGGGGCTTCTCAAAAATAGCAGAAAGCGTAACATCATTCATGAACAGCGGCGGATGGACAATTAACGAAAGATTGCGAGTTTCCGCTTCCAGCGGTGAAGACAGCCGAACCAAATCCACCCCCAGATTGCGATACATCTCTGTTAGATGAGGTATGATCACAGAATTGGAGTCTGTGGAGCTGATATACAGTCTCTTCTTCACTGCAGCGGTCAGAACCTGATGTCCCGGCGATCCGCTTTCCCAGCGGGTATCCCCAAGGTAGGTGGAGAAGCTGATAATCTCAGCCGCACTTCCACTGCTCCGTACATAACGCTGAACCAGTCGGTTGGAGCCAAAGGTTGGCGACAGCAGCACGATGGTTGTCAGCGAGCTTAGCACCTGCGGTGGAATTTGCTTCAGCACCTGAAGGTAAGCGTCTGTAGTCACCGACAGGATGAGAATATCCCACGTTCCCGTAATGGTCTCATAGCCCTGAAACACTTGATCCAGGCAGCATTCTCCGGCTAATCGGCTGTGAGCTGGATTCTGTACCTTTACCGCAATGCATGAAGAGCTTGCCTTTAGAGATGCATAAAAGCCTTCAGACCGCAGCGACATCCTCCCGGCAATACCGGTGATGACATGTCCAGCATGCTTCATCATGACGGCCAGCTGAATGGAGGCGGGGCCTGTTCCTGCAATCAAGACGCGGTTAACATGATCCATGGAATTCTCCACGCGCTGAGCTGAATGCGGTGACAGCTGCGCTTTTCCGGTACAATGCCGTCTCAAACACCTGACCCGGCTGACGAACCTGCTCCGAGAGCGTCCATAGCGCCGGACTGACTTCCAGCAGCGGGTAATTAAATAATGATTTCAATCCGTTTCCATACCGCATGGCGATGATCACATCGGGATTCGTTAGATCATGAAGCTGCTGCAGAAGATCAAACTTCTCCGGAATCGTAGACGCAAATATAATGTGCGTGGCCTCCCGGGTGAAGCTGAGCTGATCCACGGTAAGCTGCTCGATCTGGATTTCTCTGCACTCCAGCTTTTGCAGTACCTGCACAGCAAGGCGGTTGGCTTCAGCATCGATGTCAATGCCGACTACCTGTGCACCTGTCCGCCGCTGAATCAATAAAGGAGTCATCGGAAAGGCACCAGAACCGATCATTAGCACCTTGGAATGCTTGTTCATGCCAGCACCTTGAAACTCTGCTTCAATACAGTCTTCAATGTTATGAAAGTAGTCTGCAATATCAGGACGGTTTTCCAGCCAGGCTCTTGCCCGATGCTTCTCCATGGCCCATACACAATGACAAGCTTCCTGCCGCAAATCTTCCGCCAGCTCTTTGAAATGCATCGTTTGCTCAGGCATGGCGCCCCAGGCGGCCTCGTGATCTGGATGAACGATAAACGCAGTATACTGCCCGATCGTCTCTTCCATCTCACTATAGCTTTGATCGTTAAGCTCGAAGGCCTTGTTCAATTGACGGAAGCGGGATAAAAAAGATTCCATTTGCTGCTGTAATGAGTCTTTTTCGACCGAAATCATATGGCGGATCTCCTTTCGTTGAACAGCTTGCCAGGTTAGATATACGCTGTTCCGGACGCAGAAATATGTACCTGCCCCTGAATGGCCAGGCGGGTAATTTGCCGATTTTCAATCTGAGCCCAAACCTCCATGGTTCCTCCAGGCTGCTTGATCTGAGTATGTATATGACGCTGTTGTTGCCTTGCAAGCCAGGCGCCTACCGCAGCGGCTCCCGAGCCGCAGCCCCGCTCCCACACCAGGCTACTGGCAGCCGGTATGTATACGAGCGGCTCCATCTCCTGCGTATCCGGGCAGTAAAGCATAATCCCGACGGCCTGCTCATCGCAGGTGGCTGCTAAAGACTGTACTGCCTGTTCAGCAATAGATCGTAAATTCACTTCTCCAGGGGCAACCTCAAGGATCGCGTGGCAAATGCCAGGGTAGCGAACCAGGGCAGCAGAAATCGTGAGTGCTGATTCACGAAGCAACAGAACTGATGGCTCGATACTTAACGGCGGCGGCAGCTCCAGCCTGCAGGTATATCCAGGAGCCGCATCTGCCGTAACCCTGCACGATAGCAGTTGATCTGCACCAGACACCTCCAGTGGAATGTCAAGACTGCGCCCCAGCGGCAGATTCCATTTCCATGCCATCACCGCTGCCAGTGACATCGCCGCATTACCGCAAAATTCCCCGGACATCATCTGCAGTCTGGCCCAGGCCTCCTGACCTTCAGCTTGCTCAATAAACCCGACCTGCTCTGCAAAAACATGATCATAGGACATCATGCGCTGTGCCACTTGTCCGTAATCCTCGCGGCCGTGACGGCTCTCTACGAGGATCGTCATATTCTGGGTGGGATTCGTCTTAATAAACTTGACCTCCATTTCTAACTCTTTCCCCCCTATTCCCCGTATAAATATATTCGCCGCTGTCTAAGATAGTAATCTTTACGATTAACAATAACTATAATGACAGTGATTACCATTGTCAATCATCATTTTCTGAAAAATATTAAAAAAACAGCGGAGCCGATTTCAAATCAGCCTCGCTGTTCTATTATTTTACCGATATAGATTCCGTGACTATTGTTTCTCCGATGAGCCATGCTTTACACTGTAAGAAATGTCTTCAGCTTCGTCAGTACACTTGAACAAGGAGCAGAATGTATGCATTTATTTCACAGAATGCGGGAGTTTATGATGGCCTGGAGAGATTACCCCCTGCAGCCTGGAAGTATGCTCCACGAACGATATCAGGTCATGTCTCTGCTTGGAGAAGGCAGCTATGGCTTGACCTATCTTTGTCACGATCAGGATTCCGGTAATCAAGTGGCCGTCAAGCAAAGCCGCCGCAGCAAGGGATCATCCTCACGCCTTCTGCTTCAGCGGGAGGCCCGGATGCTGCGGCTGCTGCATCACCCGCGGATTCCAGCTTATCTGGATTGCTTCCAAGCAGAACGCTGCGATTTTATGGTCATGACATATTTGGAAGGTAGGACACTGGAGGAGCTCATCTTTGAGCAGGGGCATACATACGGAGAAGCCGAATGCTTCGCCTTGGCTCAGCAGCTATTGGAGCTGGCTGTTCACGTTCATGATTGCGGCTTTGTACATCTGGATCTGCGAATTCCGAACGTGATCATTCAGGGGGATGAGCTGTATCTTATTGATTTCGGGTTAAGCCGCCAGGTGGGAGAAGAACTGCCCTCCATCCATCAGAAGCACCGGCCTGCCTTCTGGCGAAAGCCTGCTGCTGCAACCGGCAGCAAGGTGGCTGATGAGACAAGCGATTTAGAGGACATCGGTCATTTCATGCTGTTCATGCTTTACTCGTCTTACGAGCCGGAAAACGGCATAACCGCTCAGGAGTGCAGCTGGAGAGAAGAATTAGACCTTTCAACTCAAATGAGGCAGTTCCTTGACTCCCTCTTTGGGCATTCTCACCCTTTTTCTAATTCTAGGGAAGCGTTAGCGGCAATTCGACAGCGGCAGTCATAGTTTGACGTTGAAAGCAGCAGCTTGATTATGATACGATGTTAGAAATTTAAGGTAATTATGACTGGTCATTATCCTTTATTCCTGCTATTCACTCGAAAGTGAGGCTGAAACAGATGTTAAGAAAAATGTTTGACAAGCTTCTTCACTCTGCATCCCACAGCCGGGGCAAACGCCACTACAGCAGCTCCGATCAACGCTACAAGAAGCGTTACAGCAGCAGCTACGGTCATGCCCGGAGAAAGAGCTCTTCCTCCGATTACAAGCGTAGACATGGCAGTATGGGACACGGATACTACAAAAGCCGCAAGTACAGCTCCAGCTGATCACAGGCACCAGCATATTGACGAAAGGGGCTGTCCCAAAGTAGTTTCTTGTTTAACGAGACAGCTCACTTGAGTGAGATCCGAAGCAAAAAATAAAGACATGGTGGAGTCAGGGAGGTAATCCCAGCACCGCCATGTCTTTATTTTGGTCTATTGCGACCTTCTTCAACAACAAACGAGGCCATCCCGCAAGACCCTAGATCTCTTGGAACAGCCTCTTTATTCAGATGATGAGTCCGCACAAGATTAGAAGCTAGCTTTTCTGCACTCTCTTGGAGGAGCCAAAGTATATCGCAATGCCGGCTCCCGCCAGGAAAGTAAGAAGGCAAATCACTATGGAGCCAAAGCCTGCCGGAACACCCGGGAATATGACGAGTACCGAACCGGCGATCAGGCCGATCATGACCGCATACATCATGTTTGGAAAAGCAGACATCAAATACCGAATCCCTTTACTGCTGAAATAAAAGCCTGCCAGCACACCGGCTCCGATCACAGCAATGACCGGTACATCCAGGTTAGACAGTGCATTAATGGCTGTTGGGTATACCCCAACCATCAACAGCATAAAGGAGCCGCTGACACCCGGAAGCAGCATGGCCATGCTGGCCAGCCAGCCGGCAAAGAACATGCCGATGCCATTCACGACGTTGAGGTCAATCAGCTCCCCGCCCTCTTTGTCACCCTGGATGAAGCCAAGCAAGGCCATCAGCAGAATACATACAATTAAAACCCCGATGTGCGGACCTGTAAAATTACGTTTGACCTCCGCCAGCCGAATGAGCATTGGAAGTACCCCGAGAATCAGTCCCGTAAAGAAAAATTGAGTGGGTGCGTAGTGATGCTCCAGCAAGTATTCAATCAATCGGCTCAACGATCCGATTGCGAGCACCATCCCGATGCCCAGCGGGATCAGAAAGCTCCAGTGACGCTTCCAGTCTTTACTGAATATGCCGCTGATTGCTTCTAACAAACGCTCGTATATACCGAGTACTACGGCCAGAGTGCCGCCGCTGACCCCTGGTATCAGATCGGTGGTTCCCATCACAAAGCCGCGATAAAGATTTCTCCATTCCATCATGTTCTCTCTACACCTCATTAACAATATCCGAAATAAAAGTTCTGTTTTTGAAATATTCAGCAACTAAGTCTACCATATTTCTGCATTTTTTACGAACGAAGAGCGAATGGTTACGTGGCTTGTTTATTTGACTATGAAATAAGCACCGGTGATGATGAGGGCGATCCCGATCAGCTTCGAGAAGCTCATGGTTTCATGAAACAGGAAGAACG is part of the Paenibacillus algicola genome and harbors:
- the opp1B gene encoding nickel/cobalt ABC transporter permease, which produces MLRYVSRRWILSIPLLVIISFLTFVLIHLSPMKPAQVVLQAQGVPVITEELIIETEQRLGLDRPFLLRFGDWLLSCLKLDFGDSYVTGQTVWSMLSPALWNTLKLTLVSMVAIVTLSIVLGVICALKAGSWVDHSVRSVSFFLTAMPAYALAALLIWLFSIRLDLLPTSGMDSIQSYVLPVIIITTTYAGLYFRVIRTSMLNNLNQNYVLYGRACGLPESKIILSVLRNSLQVAVSVFCMAVPIILGSTVVVENIFAWPGLGSLSVRAILGRDFPVIQAFVLVLAAAFVIFNTFSDTINAVLNPKSREGM
- a CDS encoding opine metallophore biosynthesis dehydrogenase, encoding MDHVNRVLIAGTGPASIQLAVMMKHAGHVITGIAGRMSLRSEGFYASLKASSSCIAVKVQNPAHSRLAGECCLDQVFQGYETITGTWDILILSVTTDAYLQVLKQIPPQVLSSLTTIVLLSPTFGSNRLVQRYVRSSGSAAEIISFSTYLGDTRWESGSPGHQVLTAAVKKRLYISSTDSNSVIIPHLTEMYRNLGVDLVRLSSPLEAETRNLSLIVHPPLFMNDVTLSAIFEKPQPQRYVYKMFPEGPITQDLISGMLAYWHEIEGLLSKLGLSGMNLLQFMTDDNYPVRPESLSRQDIEQFPALEPIHQQYLLYVRYVSLLIDPFSEPDENGRYYDFSAVPIRPVYVNKEGELDIPRMPKEDYYRIKIIQGMAKHLGIPSPAADHFIATYERWLIQSASANEAFPLSSGFNVQSFQEDINSICQDLMTETSKA
- the opp1C gene encoding nickel/cobalt ABC transporter permease, whose translation is MRLRLKRLLSDPLAALSLGVITLIMTAGAFAPFFAPHDPYEVNMSLRYAGSSMEHWLGNDHLGRCILSRLIYGIRPSVIWVFGTLLLSALFGALLGLVSGILRGKTEAVIMGACDVVLSFPGTVMTLAIVGMLGVGMENILLAFILLKWAWFARVVRASVLQYTESEYVKFAKVIGVPTSKIMTKHIIPVTLPDFAVAASGSFGSMILQISGFSFLGLGIQAPHAEWGMMLNEVRDVLFTKPEFVIAPALAIIITVSSVQFLADALQKALNPQLSTNGAVPEASTATGNQRLAKGEVAG
- a CDS encoding serine/threonine protein kinase, whose translation is MHLFHRMREFMMAWRDYPLQPGSMLHERYQVMSLLGEGSYGLTYLCHDQDSGNQVAVKQSRRSKGSSSRLLLQREARMLRLLHHPRIPAYLDCFQAERCDFMVMTYLEGRTLEELIFEQGHTYGEAECFALAQQLLELAVHVHDCGFVHLDLRIPNVIIQGDELYLIDFGLSRQVGEELPSIHQKHRPAFWRKPAAATGSKVADETSDLEDIGHFMLFMLYSSYEPENGITAQECSWREELDLSTQMRQFLDSLFGHSHPFSNSREALAAIRQRQS
- a CDS encoding DUF368 domain-containing protein, translated to MEWRNLYRGFVMGTTDLIPGVSGGTLAVVLGIYERLLEAISGIFSKDWKRHWSFLIPLGIGMVLAIGSLSRLIEYLLEHHYAPTQFFFTGLILGVLPMLIRLAEVKRNFTGPHIGVLIVCILLMALLGFIQGDKEGGELIDLNVVNGIGMFFAGWLASMAMLLPGVSGSFMLLMVGVYPTAINALSNLDVPVIAVIGAGVLAGFYFSSKGIRYLMSAFPNMMYAVMIGLIAGSVLVIFPGVPAGFGSIVICLLTFLAGAGIAIYFGSSKRVQKS
- a CDS encoding diaminopimelate epimerase, producing MEVKFIKTNPTQNMTILVESRHGREDYGQVAQRMMSYDHVFAEQVGFIEQAEGQEAWARLQMMSGEFCGNAAMSLAAVMAWKWNLPLGRSLDIPLEVSGADQLLSCRVTADAAPGYTCRLELPPPLSIEPSVLLLRESALTISAALVRYPGICHAILEVAPGEVNLRSIAEQAVQSLAATCDEQAVGIMLYCPDTQEMEPLVYIPAASSLVWERGCGSGAAAVGAWLARQQQRHIHTQIKQPGGTMEVWAQIENRQITRLAIQGQVHISASGTAYI
- a CDS encoding nicotianamine synthase family protein, which codes for MISVEKDSLQQQMESFLSRFRQLNKAFELNDQSYSEMEETIGQYTAFIVHPDHEAAWGAMPEQTMHFKELAEDLRQEACHCVWAMEKHRARAWLENRPDIADYFHNIEDCIEAEFQGAGMNKHSKVLMIGSGAFPMTPLLIQRRTGAQVVGIDIDAEANRLAVQVLQKLECREIQIEQLTVDQLSFTREATHIIFASTIPEKFDLLQQLHDLTNPDVIIAMRYGNGLKSLFNYPLLEVSPALWTLSEQVRQPGQVFETALYRKSAAVTAFSSARGEFHGSC
- the cntA gene encoding staphylopine-dependent metal ABC transporter substrate-binding lipoprotein gives rise to the protein MRVRRSFWITMLTLAALVLLSACNSSEQAEKQAANPENKESKEIVYATAKDIVDMNPHLYAGSMPAQGIVYESLVESTQEGIAPLLAASWELSEDGKVYTFKLREDVTFHDGEPFNAEAVKQNLEAVLSNAAKHSWIGLTTRIESCNVIDEFTVELVLTEGYQPALNELAMTRPFVFISPKSFINGETKDGVQSYHGTGPYKLAEHKVDQYAVFEANEQYWNGAPAVKKITSKVLPAGETTFLALQKGEVNFVFTDDRGADSLDEEAMEALVASGKYQLERSEPMNTKMIAANSGKTDSPVSELAVREAIWHAIDRETISSQIMNGAEGPAEALFSANVYAADLPLKKREFDLETSKSLLESAGWVMKEGEAVRTKNGKPLAMSVYFDVNSSTQKIQAEYIQSTLKEIGMQLELVGEESSSIANRRGTGEYDLLFNQTWGLAYDPQSTIAAFALESSYLHTTKGMKDADVLYSKIEQARAAQEESEAKALYADILNMVHEEAVFIPLTHGSVTVLAPSDLTGLAFKQTQFELPFERMSFK